AACCACCTCAGCCCGACCCAGGCGCACCAATTCGCATCCGAGAACGATCGCCTGCTCGCCGGATGTCTCCCCCTGTGCGACCGTCAAATTGACTCCCGTGAAGCCGAACTCCATCGCCACGTAACTGGCGGGAGCGTTCAGGACCAGGTTCGGAAACACCATCGGGCTGGCGGAAGCCGGACCTTTCGTGAACACGCGTTGCAGCTGCACAGCCGATTCGGAGATGTCGCCCAAGGCGGAGCCGATGACGACCCCCACCGTCTCCGGCTGCACCCGGGCAAGCACGACCCGCGCGTCATCCAACGCCATGCGGGCGGCCGCGACCACCATGCGTGACAGCTTGTCCATGCGTCGCAGATGCGCCGAGGCAATGAACTCCCTGGCGACAAAACCGCGGACCTCCGCCCCCAAGCTCGGGATACCGACGGGTACGGGAAAGCCTTCGATCGGCACGATTCCCGATTGCCCGGTACTCAGAGCGGTCCAGAACTCCTGCCGGCCAAGTCCGACCGGGCTGACGACGCCGATTCCCGTGA
Above is a window of Candidatus Binatia bacterium DNA encoding:
- a CDS encoding beta-ketoacyl synthase N-terminal-like domain-containing protein gives rise to the protein MTHSCAVAVTGIGVVSPVGLGRQEFWTALSTGQSGIVPIEGFPVPVGIPSLGAEVRGFVAREFIASAHLRRMDKLSRMVVAAARMALDDARVVLARVQPETVGVVIGSALGDISESAVQLQRVFTKGPASASPMVFPNLVLNAPASYVAMEFGFTGVNLTVAQGETSGEQAIVLGCELVRLGRAEVV